Below is a window of Staphylococcus succinus DNA.
GGTCCGATCAATAGTGTACTTGATCCTATTGTTTCACATGCAGAATCTCAGCTTGAACGTGACCTAGAAACACAGACATTATTTCAAGTCATTGAAAAAATTAAAGCACAACATAAAAATCACCTTACTCTATAATAGAGACTAAGGTGATTTTTATTGTTTATTAAATGGCGTATTATTACTCTCTAAGACGCGTTACTGCGACTTTTCCATGTTTACTTAAACTTGATAGTAACGGATACCATGCATTTTCCTTTATGACTACACTCTTATTATTGCCTATTCTTTTCATTTGTTGGTTATAGTAGCTATTAGCAAGAACTGGACCTAGTGTTTTATCCATAGCTTTAATACCTGTCGTTAATCTAGGGAGCTTAATATCTGAAAAAGTGTTTTTATATATATAATTAACAATATTAGGGCTTACAACAAATGGTCGTGCCATTCCTATGAAATCAGTATTATTTTGAGTAATAGCATCTTCCATAGATACTACAGAGCGAAATCCACCGGTTACGACAATCGGCGTGCTCACTTCTTTTTTTAATAAGGATGCATAACTAATAAAATAAGGTACTGCTTCTTTGTCACTCCCAGCCATTTTAGGATCTTCATAGTTACCACCAGATATCTCTATCAAGTCTATCTTTAACTCATTTAGCTTTTTAGCAACGTCAACAAAATCTTCTTTTGAAAATCCTCCAACTTTAAAGTCTTCAGAATTAAGTTTTAAGCCTATATTAAACTCTTCACCTAATTGAGTTCTTATTCCTTCATAAATTTCAACTAATACTCTCATTCTATTTTGGATGGAACCGCCATACTTATCCGTTCGTTGGTTTTCGATAGGTGATAGAAATTGATTTACTAAGTATCCATGTGCTGCATGTATTTGAACACCAGTAAACCCTGCTTCTTTAGCAAGGACAGCGCTTGTTACAAATTGCTGAACTATAGCTTTAATTTCCACTTCATGTAATGCTCTTGACTGGTTAAATCCTTTTGCGATTGACCCTTTCATTGCTACACCACTTGGTGAAACAGGTTGTTTAGTCAAAGATTTAGGTGACTGCTTTCCTGGATGATTCAATTGCATCCAAATTTCAGTATCATTTACTTTCCCAGCTCGTGCCCATGCTTTAAATTTTTCTAAATGTGATGCACTTTCTAAAACCACATTGCCAGGTTCACCAATATGATTACTATCCACCATCACATTACCAGTTACTAAAATACCTGCGCCACCCTGTGCCCATTTTTTATACAAATTAATCAATGTAGGCGTTGGAACACCTGTTTTAGAAGCTAACGTCTCACTCATTGCTGATTTAAAAAACCTATTCTTAATAGTATTACCGTTAGGCAATGTTTTTTCTTGAAATAAAACAGACAAACCATCACTCTCCTATAAATTCATTTACACTTTTACAAAAATCTATTGGCTCTTGGAATAAAGAACCGTGTCCAGCATTTTGATATATCTTTATCTCGGAATATGAAATTTCATCTGCCAACACAAAGCTATTTTGAGTAGGCACCATCTTATCATTGTCTCCGTTGACAATGAGCGTAGGCATGTCAATATAAGTTAAAGCCTCTCTATTCGCATTACCCCATTTTTTTATGGCCTTTAATTGTTTGATGTATGCAGGTAACGTTATTTTTTTATCTCT
It encodes the following:
- a CDS encoding NADH:flavin oxidoreductase/NADH oxidase family protein: MSVLFQEKTLPNGNTIKNRFFKSAMSETLASKTGVPTPTLINLYKKWAQGGAGILVTGNVMVDSNHIGEPGNVVLESASHLEKFKAWARAGKVNDTEIWMQLNHPGKQSPKSLTKQPVSPSGVAMKGSIAKGFNQSRALHEVEIKAIVQQFVTSAVLAKEAGFTGVQIHAAHGYLVNQFLSPIENQRTDKYGGSIQNRMRVLVEIYEGIRTQLGEEFNIGLKLNSEDFKVGGFSKEDFVDVAKKLNELKIDLIEISGGNYEDPKMAGSDKEAVPYFISYASLLKKEVSTPIVVTGGFRSVVSMEDAITQNNTDFIGMARPFVVSPNIVNYIYKNTFSDIKLPRLTTGIKAMDKTLGPVLANSYYNQQMKRIGNNKSVVIKENAWYPLLSSLSKHGKVAVTRLRE